Genomic DNA from Nitratidesulfovibrio vulgaris str. Hildenborough:
GGCTTTTCGTACACGGGCGTCTGGAGGCCAGACGGTCAGCGCACGTCACAGCCTCCGGTCGTGTCGCCCTGCGGGGCGAGGGCCCTCGCTTCCGGCGTGCACAGGCGCGCCAGTTCACCGAGGGTGCGCAGCCCCTGCGCCATGCGGTCGTCCCATACGCCGTTGCAGCCCAGACGCACGTAGTTGGTATAGCTGTCCTGCGTGCTGAAGATGGAACCGGGGGCGATGGCGATACCGGCGTCGCGGGCGCGGTAGAAGAGTTCTGTGCCATCGGTGCCTTCGGGCAGGCGCACCCACAGCACGCCCCCGCCGAGGGGCCGCGTCGCGCTCGTGCCTTCGGGGAAGCTGCATGCGATGGTCTGGCGCATGGCCTCCATCTGACGCACCAGCGCGGTACGCAGGCGGCGCAGGTGGCGTTGCAGAAGCCCCTGTTCGAGATACCGCGCCAGCGCCATCTGTGTGGGGGTTGGGCAGCACACGTTGGTGGTGGCCTTCACTTCCATGGCCTTGTCGAAGATGCGTCCCGGTGCCATCCAGCCGACCCGGAAGCCGGGTGCCACGGTCTTGGAGAACGAGGAGCACAGCGTCACCAGACCGTGCCTGTCGTACTGCGAGAAGGTGGAGGGACGCACCGGCCCGTAGTGCAGGTCGGCGGCGACGTCGTCCTCGATGACGTGGATGCCGCGCGGGGCGAGGATGTCCAGTATCTCCCGCTTGGCGTCGTCAGGGGTGAGGCTGCCGTCGGGGTTGTTGAAGTTGGGCGAGAAGATGCAGCATGCGACGCGGTGCCTGTCCACGATGTGCCGTACGGCCTCGGGGTCGATGCCCTTCTCGGGTGAACTCGGGGCTTCGATGGCCCGCAGCCCCAGCGTTTCGAGCAGTTGCAGGAAGCAGTAGTAGGTGGGCGACTGGATGACCACGATGTCGCCGGGGCGGGTGAGGGCGCGTAGGGCGATGTAGAGCGCTTCCACCGCCCCGGTGGTGATGACCAGCCCCTCCGCGGAGACGTCCATGCCGCATTCTCCCATGCGCCATGCGATACGTCGCCTGAGTTCGGCATTGCCCTGCACCGTCTCGTACCCCGTGGCCACCTGCGGTGCCGAACGCATGGTCTCGCCCATGATGCGCACCAGCGCCTTGAGGGGCAGCAGCGAGGTGTCGGGACACAGCACGCCGAAGGGCACCAGTTCATGGTTGCCCACCGCTTCGAGGACGGTGCTGATGAGGCGGCTGCGGTTGACGACCCGTGGCCCTGCAAGCGCCTGTTCCCGCGCCGCAGGGGTCGGCAGCGCGCTGATGGCCGCACCGACGTAATGGCCCGACCGGGGCCGTGCCTCGATGACGCCCTTGCGTTCGAGTTCGGTGTAGGCGTGCACCACCGTGGCGATGGAGACGCCCATGCTGGTGGCTATCTGCCGCAACGAGGGCAGGCGGTCGCCGGTGCGCCAGCGTCCGTCTTCGATCATGCGGGTGACGTGTCGTTCGACCTGATGGTAGGCGAAGGGGCTTTCGCCGTCGCGTGGGGGGCGGGGGGGCATCTGTACTGCTCGCTTTGTGTAAAAACTGTATCTGTCATCATGACAGCATCCGTCGATACTCGCAAGTATGAGGGCCTTATGGTCTTCTGGTGCTACGCACCGTGTGTTCCGGGTGCATGAAGACATGCCGTATGCGCATGAACATGCTCAGGCGACAGTCCACGAACAGCAGGGAGACGCGTCATGGAAGATGACGGACGTATGTGCGACGGCGCGCTCCCGTACGGGGAGCGGCAAGGGGCGAGCGGGGCGAAGACCCCCGGTGAGGGAGTACCCGGTGACGGGACGGCAGGCCGAAGCTGGGCAGGGCATGAGGGGCCTGCTCGTCAGGGGGCTGCGCCCCTGTCTTCTGCACACGCCGGGCCCGAGCGTGGGGTTTCCGGGCATGGGCCGACCGGGTGCGGCGGTGCACGGGATGTGTGCCGCGGCCGAAGCGGTGACGCCCCCCTGATGCAGGGGATCGGCGAAGGGGTACGCAGGGCCTTTCCCATCGTGCTGGGCTACGTGCCCGTGGGGTTCGCCTTCGGGGTGCTCGCCCTCAAGAGCGGCATTCCGGCATGGGGGGCGCTCGCCATGTCGCTGTTCGTCTTCGCCGGGTCGGGACAGCTCATCGCGGTGGGGCTCATCGGCGGCGGCGCACCGCTGGCTTCGGTGGTGCTCACCACGTTCGTGGTCAACCTGCGTCACCTGCTCATGTCCGCCGCGCTGGCGCCTCGCCTGCGTGACTGGGGGCTGTTGCGGCAGGCCCTCTTCAGCGCGGAGATGACGGACGAGACCTTCGCAGTGCATGTCTCCACGTTGCGGGGAGAGGCCGATGACCCGTCGCGGGCCGCCGTCTTCGCCTGCAACGTCACCGCCCATGCCGCGTGGGTGGGCGGTTCGGCCCTCGGCGTGTTCTGCAGCACGCTGGTGGCGGATGTGCGTCCCCTCGGGCTGGACTATGCATTGGCCGCCATGTTCATCGCCCTGTTGCTGCCGCAGTGCCGCAGCCGTGCCCACCTGTTCGCCGCGCTGGTGGCGGGGGCGTGTTCGGTGGGCTTCGCCCTCTCCGGCGCGGGGCGCTGGAACGTGATGCTGGCCACGGTGTGCGCAGCTACGCTGGTGAGTCTGCTGCCCGTCGGCAAGACGTCCACCACCCGTGAGGAGATGGGAACCCCCGGCGGTGAGGGAGGGGCACATGCTGACTGACGAACAAATCATCCTGTGCATCGCGGGCATGGCCACCGTGACCTATCTGCCCCGCGTACTGCCCATGGCCCTTCTGGCGTCGCGCCCGCTCAACCCCGCACTGGCGCGATGGCTAGGGTTCGTGCCTGCATCCGTGCTGGCGGCATTGCTGGCCCCCGACCTTCTGCTGCGTGACGGTGCGCTGCATGTGGCCGCTGACAACCTCTACCTGCTGGCCGCCGTGCCCACGCTGCTGGTGATGCGGTTCACGGGCAGCTTCTTCGGGACCGTTGCCGCAGGCATGGCGACAGTGGCGGTCGGGCGTCTGTTCTTCGGTCTGCCATGACCCTGTGAATGCCCTGGGCTTCGGCGGGTGGCCTTGCGGGCGGTGCTGTGGCATGTTGCATCTGAACAGGCCACACGAAGAGGCCACGTCGCCGTCTGCGTGCCATGGTATGTGCATTCCGCTGCGGCGGGTGAGGAGTCCCCTTTCGTCGGATGGCGCAGGGACACCCCGTGTCGCGTCGGCCATGGCCCGTGCGACGCCATATGGCCCTTTGCCCATGCGCTGCCGTTGCGGCTTCGCACATCCCACACATCACAGGAGGCGGCATGACCAGAAACCGTACCGTAGCCCTTGCCATCATCGACATGCAGAACGACTTCGTCCTTCCCGGTGCCCCCGCCTGCGTGGAGGGGGCCATGGGCACAGTGCCCGTCATCGCCGGTCTGCTGGCAAAGGCGCGTGCCGAGGGCTGGATGGTGCTGCATGTGGTGCGCGCCCATCGTGCCGACGGTAGCGACGCCGAGAAGAGTCGTGAGCATCTCTTTCTGGAGGGCGGGGGGCTATGCGTCGCGGGCACGCCCGGTGCGGAGATTGTCGCGGGTCTTGAACCTGCCTCCGGCGAGACGGTGCTGGTGAAGACCCGCTTCAGCGCCTTCATGGGTACGGAATGCGACATGCTGCTGCGCCGTCGCGGGGTCGATACCCTGCTGGTGTCGGGGACCCAGTATCCCAATTGCATCAGGGGGACGGCCGTGGACGCCTTCGCCCTCGACTATGATGTCGTCGTGGTCACCGATGCCTGTTCCGCCCGGACGCCCGGCGTGGCGGAGTCCAACATCAACGACATGCGCGCCATGGGCATCACCTGTGTGCCGCTGACTGCGCTGGATGATGTGCTGGCCCGTCGTCCTGTGCCTTCCGGCCCGCCCCCACGCTGCTGATGCGCATGGGGAGGGGACCGGGTGGGGTGCCCCTCTGCCGTCCTGCACGTGCCAACGGCGTGACAGATGGCGTCAGCGCCTGTTCCGCCGCTTGCTTCGGAGTGGCTGCGCCTGTACAGAGACAGGACGAAGCCAAGTGGAGGTTCCATGTTCAAGAGACTGCTAGCCACCCTGCTTATCGTGCTGACTCTTGTCCCCGTGGCAGGGGCCGCCGACAATCGCGATGAACTGAAAGAGACCCTGCGCACCCTGTTGCGTGACAATCCCGACCTCGTTCTGGAAGTGTTGCGCGAACACAGTGAGACGGTGCTGGAGATTGCCCAGCAGGGCGCCAACCAGCGTAGACGCAAGGTGCTGGTCGCCCAGTGGAAGACCGACCTCGAAGACCCCAAGAAGGTCAATCTCGCCGACAGGCCCGTGCGTGGCGAGGCCAACGCCCCGGTGACCGTGGTCGCCTACTCGGACTTCACCTGCCCCTACTGCCAGCAGGCCGCAGGCACGGTGGAGATGCTGCTTGCCAACTACAAGGGCAAGGTGCGCTACGTCTTCAAGCAGATGCCGCTTGAGACGCACGAGAACGCCCGCACCGCCAGCAACTACTACGTGGCCGCCTCGCTTCAGGACCCTGCCAAGGCGTGGAAGCTGTACGAGGCCGTCTTCGCCGACCGCGACCGTCTTGTGACCGAGGGTGAACCCTTCCTCAAGAAGGTCGCACAGGAGGCGGGGCTGGACATGCAGCGCCTTGCCACCGACATCAAGGGCCGCAAGGTCAAGGCGCTCATCGAGGAGGACATGGCCGAGGCGCGCAAGCTGGGCGTGCAGGGCACTCCGTACTTCCTCGTCAACGACCTCGTGGTGCGTGGCGCATTGCCCCTCGACCTGTTCTCCGATGCCGTGGACATGGCACTGGAGAAGGCGGGGGCCAAGAAATAGCGGACGTGCCCGCAGCCAGCCACTATCCAGAATAATCGCAAGAAGAGAAGGCCGCCCTGTTCCTCGGGGCGGCCTTTGCGTTGTGGAGAAGGGGGGTCGCGGGTGTGAAGGACAGTCGGGCAGAGTGAGCCATGGCTGTCCTGCCGGGGCTTATGCGTGTCTCGTCAGGTGCGGAAGGGAAGAGGTGACAGACCCCCGACGGACTGGGTGAAGCCTGTGACCGGGCGAGACCGTAAGGATGAGAGGGCATTGTACAGTATGCCGGGCATGACTGGGCAAGCGGGGTGTCATGGCCCCGGTGCCGTCAGGTGCAGCCCGTTGCATTCCGGTGACGGGGTGCCTCCAGCAAACCGAAGGCCGTCCCGAAACCGGAACGGCCTTTTCATGTCTACTTCCCGGAAGGGCGTTTGCGGCGCCTGCTTTCGAGTGTGATGCCTGCGAAGAAGCCGCCCACCATGCCTACGCCGAAGGCGCGGGGGATACTGTCGCTGAAGCCGAGAAGCGCGGCGATGACCCCGACGGAACCGCCGATGAGGATGCCGCGAACGATGTAGCTGTCCATGTGTGCTCCTGTGGTGGGTTGCGGTATGCTACGCCGGGAAAAGGCCGTGCGTCAACGTGCGTGGCGCTCTCGCCCTGTTGCGCCCTGTCACGCCGGGACGAGCCGCCTTCGTCCGTGGGCCTCCGGTGGGTCAAGCCCACCGCAGCGCCTTGGGCTGATAACACGAAACCCCGGCGGGGCCGGGGTCTCATGTGAAGGAGGATCGGTCAGGTAAGGGGTTCGGTAAGTGGACGGCGGGTGGGCTGTCCCGCCGTCCGGGTTCATCAGCAAGGGGAGGAGGGTCGTCGTTGTCTCAATCTATCGTATCGCGGCTGTGCCGCGCTTCGTCTGCTTTCGGGGGCCACGGGCCCCCGGGAGTCGCCTTCGGGACGGGAGGAGGTCCGCCCTTGGGTCATGCGTCCAGTCTCAGTATCTCATCGGCTGCCGGGACAGTCGCCATCGTCTCCGCAACCGCTTCCGTGGAGTCCGACACCCGCACCTGACATCTGGAAGGGAAGCCTGATGCCGGTCTCTGTCGCAAGGTGCATGCGGAACGCCACACGTTCCCTGATGATGCTCCCCTGCGACTCGATGAGTTCGCGGGTCTTCTGTTCCACCGCCTCGGGAGTGGCGGCGGTATCCGTCAGGACGGCATCCAGCGCTTCGCGTGCGTCCTTCTCCTGTTCCACGAGTTTGTGGATGGTGACGCTATACTGGTTGAACAGCTTCTGCGCTGCCGCCTGTCTGTCTCCGGGAAGTTCCGCAACCATCTGTTGCAGCGATTTGCCGGTGCACGCTGTCGCGTTCTGTGCCGCAGGCTTCGCATGGCCCACCGCGGCGGGCAGGGTCAGCAGGGCTGTGCAGATGAGCGTGGCTGCGAATCGGTGCATCGTGCGGGTCTCCGGGTCTCTCACGTTTGTTGAAAGAGTATAAGCAGATAGCGTGCCACAATTTGAATA
This window encodes:
- a CDS encoding aminotransferase-like domain-containing protein codes for the protein MPPRPPRDGESPFAYHQVERHVTRMIEDGRWRTGDRLPSLRQIATSMGVSIATVVHAYTELERKGVIEARPRSGHYVGAAISALPTPAAREQALAGPRVVNRSRLISTVLEAVGNHELVPFGVLCPDTSLLPLKALVRIMGETMRSAPQVATGYETVQGNAELRRRIAWRMGECGMDVSAEGLVITTGAVEALYIALRALTRPGDIVVIQSPTYYCFLQLLETLGLRAIEAPSSPEKGIDPEAVRHIVDRHRVACCIFSPNFNNPDGSLTPDDAKREILDILAPRGIHVIEDDVAADLHYGPVRPSTFSQYDRHGLVTLCSSFSKTVAPGFRVGWMAPGRIFDKAMEVKATTNVCCPTPTQMALARYLEQGLLQRHLRRLRTALVRQMEAMRQTIACSFPEGTSATRPLGGGVLWVRLPEGTDGTELFYRARDAGIAIAPGSIFSTQDSYTNYVRLGCNGVWDDRMAQGLRTLGELARLCTPEARALAPQGDTTGGCDVR
- a CDS encoding AzlC family ABC transporter permease; its protein translation is MQGIGEGVRRAFPIVLGYVPVGFAFGVLALKSGIPAWGALAMSLFVFAGSGQLIAVGLIGGGAPLASVVLTTFVVNLRHLLMSAALAPRLRDWGLLRQALFSAEMTDETFAVHVSTLRGEADDPSRAAVFACNVTAHAAWVGGSALGVFCSTLVADVRPLGLDYALAAMFIALLLPQCRSRAHLFAALVAGACSVGFALSGAGRWNVMLATVCAATLVSLLPVGKTSTTREEMGTPGGEGGAHAD
- a CDS encoding AzlD domain-containing protein, with translation MLTDEQIILCIAGMATVTYLPRVLPMALLASRPLNPALARWLGFVPASVLAALLAPDLLLRDGALHVAADNLYLLAAVPTLLVMRFTGSFFGTVAAGMATVAVGRLFFGLP
- a CDS encoding cysteine hydrolase family protein, translating into MTRNRTVALAIIDMQNDFVLPGAPACVEGAMGTVPVIAGLLAKARAEGWMVLHVVRAHRADGSDAEKSREHLFLEGGGLCVAGTPGAEIVAGLEPASGETVLVKTRFSAFMGTECDMLLRRRGVDTLLVSGTQYPNCIRGTAVDAFALDYDVVVVTDACSARTPGVAESNINDMRAMGITCVPLTALDDVLARRPVPSGPPPRC
- a CDS encoding DsbA family protein codes for the protein MFKRLLATLLIVLTLVPVAGAADNRDELKETLRTLLRDNPDLVLEVLREHSETVLEIAQQGANQRRRKVLVAQWKTDLEDPKKVNLADRPVRGEANAPVTVVAYSDFTCPYCQQAAGTVEMLLANYKGKVRYVFKQMPLETHENARTASNYYVAASLQDPAKAWKLYEAVFADRDRLVTEGEPFLKKVAQEAGLDMQRLATDIKGRKVKALIEEDMAEARKLGVQGTPYFLVNDLVVRGALPLDLFSDAVDMALEKAGAKK